A stretch of Paenibacillus peoriae DNA encodes these proteins:
- the trmB gene encoding tRNA (guanosine(46)-N7)-methyltransferase TrmB, which produces MRLRGRKGIRESLEEQQDLVILEPAQYKGKWQQLFGNDRPIHVEFGMGKGQFISQMSFRNPEVNYIGFDMYDELVRRATEKSRLAWSNSEVDTPPNIKLALANIEQIENVFEPGEIERIYLNFSDPWPKAKHARRRLTHPRFLDKYRQLLNSKGQIHFKTDSETLFEFSLNSFADSGLQMTNISLNLHREGINEEHVMTEYEQKFMGKGMNIHRVEVLIGQDALEEYGKTRLEKYGK; this is translated from the coding sequence ATGCGTTTACGCGGAAGAAAAGGAATACGGGAAAGTCTGGAAGAACAGCAGGATCTAGTCATCTTGGAGCCGGCACAGTATAAGGGGAAATGGCAACAGCTTTTTGGTAATGATCGTCCCATTCATGTAGAGTTCGGTATGGGTAAAGGGCAATTTATAAGCCAAATGAGCTTCCGGAATCCAGAGGTTAACTATATTGGCTTTGATATGTATGATGAGCTGGTTCGCCGTGCAACAGAAAAGTCCCGTCTGGCCTGGAGTAATTCAGAGGTTGATACGCCGCCTAATATTAAATTGGCACTGGCAAACATTGAACAGATCGAGAATGTTTTTGAACCAGGAGAAATTGAACGCATTTATCTAAATTTTAGTGATCCTTGGCCTAAAGCCAAGCATGCACGTCGTCGTTTGACGCATCCGCGTTTTTTGGACAAGTACCGTCAGCTTTTGAACAGCAAAGGACAAATTCATTTTAAGACTGATTCGGAGACACTATTTGAGTTTTCTTTGAATTCGTTTGCCGATAGCGGTTTACAAATGACGAATATTTCGTTAAACCTTCATCGTGAGGGGATCAACGAGGAGCATGTCATGACGGAATATGAACAAAAGTTCATGGGCAAGGGTATGAATATTCATCGAGTCGAAGTGCTGATCGGCCAAGATGCTTTGGAAGAGTACGGAAAAACACGCCTTGAAAAGTACGGGAAATAA
- a CDS encoding MGDG synthase family glycosyltransferase, whose product MAKKRVLLLSEGFGAGHTQAAYALSSSLRKLSPNVQTRVLELGSFLNPRMAPLIITAYKKTVVSQPRLVGLVYRHQYKKSLNRLTTLALHRLFYTQTRNILRQLRPDLVVCTHPIPSAVISRLKRLGLHVPLCTVITDYDAHGTWISPEVDRYFVSTPEVMRKLRARGVPVSKIQVTGIPVHPNFWEHPGHDEIREQFGLKPIPTVLVMGGGWGLMNDEVIHRSLTQWRENIQFIFCLGHNDKIRRKMQLDPRFNHPNIHIFGFTREIDKLMEVSNLLITKPGGMTCTEGLAKGIPMLFHKPLPGQEEENCQYFTAQGYGEPITSLDVVVKWMNRLLHDFPEIVRKRQEHVHNVARYYPLQSAQSILDILEPNRVLS is encoded by the coding sequence GTGGCTAAAAAACGAGTGTTATTATTATCGGAAGGTTTCGGTGCCGGACATACTCAAGCTGCCTACGCGCTCTCAAGCAGTTTGCGGAAGCTTTCTCCGAATGTGCAGACAAGAGTGCTGGAGCTGGGGAGTTTTTTGAATCCAAGAATGGCCCCCCTTATTATTACAGCATACAAGAAGACTGTCGTATCGCAGCCTCGCCTAGTCGGATTGGTTTACCGTCATCAGTACAAAAAATCATTAAACCGTCTTACAACGCTCGCTTTGCACCGTCTGTTCTACACGCAGACCCGAAACATTCTCCGGCAGCTTCGTCCCGATTTGGTGGTATGTACTCATCCCATCCCAAGCGCGGTAATTTCACGTTTGAAGCGCTTAGGTTTACATGTTCCGCTTTGTACTGTTATTACAGACTACGATGCACATGGAACATGGATTAGTCCCGAGGTTGACCGGTACTTTGTATCTACGCCTGAAGTCATGCGTAAGCTGCGAGCACGCGGAGTACCCGTCTCGAAAATCCAGGTGACCGGTATTCCCGTTCATCCAAATTTTTGGGAACATCCTGGGCACGATGAAATTAGAGAACAATTTGGACTTAAACCCATCCCGACCGTACTCGTTATGGGTGGCGGCTGGGGCCTTATGAATGACGAAGTTATACATCGTTCGCTTACTCAGTGGAGAGAGAACATTCAATTTATTTTTTGTTTGGGGCATAATGATAAAATTCGTCGTAAAATGCAATTAGATCCCAGGTTTAATCATCCAAATATTCATATCTTCGGATTTACACGGGAAATCGACAAATTAATGGAGGTATCGAATCTGCTCATCACCAAACCCGGCGGAATGACATGCACCGAGGGATTGGCTAAAGGGATTCCGATGCTGTTTCACAAACCTCTCCCTGGACAGGAGGAGGAAAATTGTCAATACTTTACGGCTCAAGGCTACGGAGAACCGATTACTTCGCTGGATGTTGTCGTGAAATGGATGAACCGACTGCTACACGATTTTCCAGAAATCGTCCGTAAACGACAGGAGCACGTCCACAATGTAGCGCGATATTATCCTCTTCAGAGCGCACAGAGTATTTTGGATATACTGGAACCGAACAGGGTGCTTTCCTAA
- a CDS encoding phosphatase PAP2 family protein — translation MQRLVVKLVSLEQQLFKWINGRLHNRFLNFWLYYLTHLGGATFTIASTLLIWWLAPNPWKDSGMKGAIALGVSHIPVAIVKKLYPRIRPYLALPGTNTFRNPLSDHSFPSGHTTAIFSATVPFMLQSPMLTLLLLPVATIVGFSRIYLGLHYPTDVLAGAVIGTSAAIGTVAFWP, via the coding sequence ATGCAACGTCTAGTCGTAAAACTTGTAAGTCTGGAGCAGCAGTTGTTCAAATGGATCAACGGACGCTTACACAACCGTTTTTTGAACTTCTGGCTTTATTATCTCACACATTTAGGCGGGGCTACCTTTACTATAGCCTCCACACTCCTTATTTGGTGGCTCGCTCCGAACCCGTGGAAAGATTCCGGTATGAAGGGAGCCATCGCTCTTGGGGTCAGTCACATCCCCGTAGCTATCGTTAAAAAGCTGTACCCACGGATTCGCCCGTATTTAGCGCTACCAGGTACAAATACATTCCGTAACCCCTTGTCGGACCATTCTTTTCCCTCAGGGCACACGACCGCTATTTTTTCAGCTACCGTGCCTTTTATGCTACAGTCACCGATGCTAACACTGCTGCTGTTGCCTGTAGCGACAATTGTAGGTTTTTCTCGGATTTATCTAGGTCTCCACTACCCAACGGATGTACTTGCAGGAGCGGTGATCGGAACGTCTGCAGCAATAGGAACGGTTGCATTCTGGCCTTAA
- a CDS encoding glycosyltransferase family 2 protein yields the protein MLDAIFVTLQVILAVIAVYQFAFSLFGLVRKKRKEHAAPEKSFAILVAAHNEEQVVGALMENLKQLDYPKELYDVFVICDNCTDKTADIVRAHGMNACERTNPNLRGKGYAIEWMLKELWAMPRQYDAIVMFDADNLAHTNFLSEMNNDLCTGARVIQGYIDTKNPEDSWITAAYGVSYWYINRLWQLSRHNLNMANFLGGTGMCFETNLLKEMGWGATSLVEDLEFTMRCTQCNVYPRFNYDAKVYDEKPLTFKASSRQRLRWMQGHFTVARRYFFPLLWQSIKHRSLIKFDMALYGLNVYIVLLTFLMTVAMWIDIAFFGGPNIENIYVQLPAWTGVIAIGLNVATFVLAMILEKVTFKKVYLYLLLFPVYAISWYPITVYAFFTQNNKQWSHTQHTRVVRLEEVQSKQG from the coding sequence ATGTTAGACGCTATTTTTGTGACGCTCCAGGTCATACTGGCGGTGATCGCAGTCTATCAGTTTGCATTCTCCTTGTTCGGATTGGTTCGGAAGAAAAGGAAAGAGCACGCGGCTCCAGAAAAATCATTTGCCATTTTAGTCGCTGCCCACAATGAAGAACAGGTTGTCGGAGCATTGATGGAAAATTTGAAGCAACTTGATTATCCGAAGGAACTTTACGATGTGTTCGTAATCTGTGATAACTGCACAGATAAGACTGCGGACATCGTTCGCGCTCACGGCATGAATGCTTGTGAACGTACGAATCCGAATCTGCGTGGTAAAGGCTACGCTATTGAGTGGATGCTCAAGGAATTATGGGCTATGCCACGCCAATATGATGCCATCGTCATGTTTGATGCTGACAATTTGGCGCATACCAATTTCTTGAGTGAAATGAACAATGATCTGTGTACAGGTGCCCGTGTTATCCAGGGGTACATTGATACTAAGAATCCTGAGGATTCTTGGATTACAGCGGCATACGGGGTATCTTATTGGTACATCAACCGTTTGTGGCAGCTGTCACGTCACAATCTGAACATGGCTAATTTCCTCGGTGGTACAGGCATGTGCTTTGAAACAAATCTGCTTAAGGAAATGGGCTGGGGTGCGACAAGTCTCGTAGAGGATTTGGAATTCACCATGCGCTGCACGCAGTGCAACGTATATCCAAGATTTAATTACGATGCCAAGGTATATGATGAAAAGCCGTTGACGTTCAAAGCCTCCTCCAGACAGCGTCTGCGCTGGATGCAAGGTCATTTCACGGTTGCTCGTCGTTATTTCTTCCCGTTGCTGTGGCAAAGTATCAAGCATAGAAGCCTGATTAAATTCGATATGGCTCTTTATGGTCTGAACGTGTATATCGTACTGCTCACCTTCTTGATGACAGTAGCTATGTGGATAGATATCGCCTTCTTTGGTGGACCTAATATCGAGAACATCTATGTACAGTTACCAGCTTGGACCGGTGTTATAGCTATTGGTTTGAATGTTGCTACTTTTGTGCTCGCAATGATTTTGGAAAAGGTCACATTCAAAAAAGTATATCTGTACTTATTGCTGTTCCCGGTCTATGCGATATCGTGGTATCCAATTACGGTCTATGCGTTCTTCACACAAAACAACAAGCAATGGAGCCATACCCAGCATACGCGTGTCGTTCGCCTAGAAGAGGTTCAGAGCAAGCAAGGATAA